TTGGCGTCCTCCGTGTTCGCAGCGGGAGCGCCGTCGGTGCAAGCGCCAACCATCAGGGACAGGGCTGCGGCACCCAGGGCGCCGCGTACTCGCTTCTCGTACATGCAATCCTCCTAAGGGGAAAGATTAGAAAGCACTGTGACACAAGAGAGGCGCGTATTTCAAGTACAGGCGAGATTTCTACTTTTGCATCGTTTCTCAGACTTCGAGATATCTCGCAACTGCTTGAAATGACGGAGGAACTCACGCAGCCCGCGGGGAACGGGGTTGGTGCTTCAAACCGGAAAGGCGGTTACTTCATGGTTGAAGCACCTGTCGGCGGATGCGTGCAATGAGTGAACGGCGGGGAGAAATTGCCGTCTCATTTATTCCCGACCCGGGTGGGTCCCGTGTCACCGGTGACATCCACGAGGGCTCTGAGGGCGGGGCAGGCGGGCTAGCGTCCCGGGCCCAGGAGGCGACACACACATGCGCGCATTGCAGCTTCAGCGGCTGGAGGGGCCGGAGGGCCTGGCGATGGTGGAGGTCCCGGAGCCGGAGGCCGGGGACGGGGTCCTCATTGATGTGGTGGCGGCCGGGGTGAGCTTCCCGGATCTGCTGCTCACCCGCGGCCAGTACCAGATGAAGCCGGAGGTGCCCTTCGTGCCGGGGGTGGAGGTGGCGGGCGTGGTGCGCGCCGCGCCGGCGGGGGCGCGGGTGAAGCCCGGCGACAGGGTGATGGGCTTCTCCTTCACCCTGGGCGGCTTCGCGGAGGCCTGCGTGGTGGCGCCGGAGCTGGCCTTCCCCATTCCGGAGGCGTGGAGCTTCGAGCAGGCGGCGGGCGTGGTGATGAACTACCACACGGCGCACTTCGCGCTGCACCGGCGCGGGCAGCTGCGCCCGGGAGAGACGGTGGTGGTGCACGGCGCGGCGGGCGGCGTGGGCACCGCGGCCGTGCAGGTGGCGAAGGGCGCCGGGGCGCGCGTGCTGGCGGTGGTGAGCGACGAGCGCAAGAGAGAGGTGGCGAAGCGCGCGGGCGCGGACGTCGTCCTCCTATTGAAGGAGTTCCAGGCCGGCGTGCGCGAGGCCACGGACGACCGGGGCGCGGACGTGGTGCTGGACCCCGTGGGCGGCGACGTCTTCGAGAAGAGCCTCAAGGTGCTGGCGCCGGAGGGGCGGCTTCTGGTGGTGGGCTTCGCCAGCGGCCAGATTCCCTCCGTCGCGGTGAACCGGCTGCTCCTGCGCAACGTCACCGTGGTGGGCGTGGCGTGGGGCGCCTTCCTCATGCAGGCGCCGGAGCTGCCGGGCGACATCGCCAAAGACCTGGAGGCGCTCGCGGCGAAGGGCTTCGTCAATCCGGTGGTGGGCCGCGTCTTCCCCTTCGATGACGGCGCGCAGGCGCTGCGCGAGCTGGAGTCGCGCCAGGCCGTGGGAAAGATCGTCCTGAAGGTGAAGGCCGGCTGACGTCACTCCTCGGGCAGAGGCAGGGGCGTGGGAGTCCCCGCCTCGCGCTCCAGGACGTCCGCGGCGCGGGCGTCCCGGGGCAACCCGAAGCGGGCGCGCGAGCACATGAGGAGCTGGCCCGCGAAGACGCTGTCCGCCAGCGCGTCCGCGTAGAGGCCGTGGGCCTCGCACAGGCGGGCCCGCTCATCCACCAGCCGGGCGAGGATGCGCGCCTGCTCCGGGTGGGCGAAGAGCCCGACGACGGAGCGCGCGTCGAAGCGGGCGAGCGTGTCGTACTCCATGCCCAGCGTCGTGATGCACACCTCGCGGATCCGCTCCAAGCACGCGTCCCAGGAGTCGCGCGACCGGGCGATGTCCGGCACCGAGCGGCCAAGCTCGCGGACGGCGTTGAGCAGGAAGGCGTGTCGTAGCGAAGGCATCCGGTCCTCCACTACAGCCCAGCCTCCCTGAATCATCCAGCGCGTCAGGGGGTGCGGACCCACCCCAACGAATCAGGTTGCACCCACCCACCGAGGGCCCGCATGCGGCGGCGGCACACCTCCACGGGAAAAAGACAGACATCGTCATCCTGACGTGGCGATACGCGCCCGCGACATTCCAAAGATATATCCAGACAGGAATGACATACACCGCGTGCGGGCGTCCTCTCACGGAGACGGGGGCGCGGATGACCCGAGCGTGTGTGTTGCCATCAAGACTCGGCGTGTATCACCGCGCGGTTCCTACGTATTGCGCGAGCGCTGCCAGTCTTTAGACTTTTCAAACGCGAAGCCCCCCGCGCGCGAGTCACCACATCCAAGGAATGCACCATGGCCCTTCCGTCCACGCTGCGTCTTCCCCCGACCGCGGAGATCGCCTTCGGATCCACGGTGCTGAAGCAACCGGAGCTGTTGCGCCGGGCGTCCCGGGTGGCGCGGCGGCTGCGGGCCGAGTGGAACGTGCGGCCGGGAGACCGCGTGGGGCTGATGGTGGTGCCCGGGCCGGAGGTCATCCCGGCCATCCTGGGCATCTGGATGGCGGGCGCGGCCTACGTGCCGTTGGATCCCTTCCTCCCCGACGAGCGGCTCCTGCGCATCCTGCGTGACGCGGGCCTGCGAGGCGTCGTCACGCAGCGCATGCACCGCGTCTCCGTGGGGCTCCTGGAGACGTGGCTGGGGACTCCCCTGCCCTTCCTGGAGGCGGATGCGACGGCGGTGGATGGCGCGGAGGACATCGACGTCTCGGACGTCATCGACGCGCCGCCGGACCGGCCCGCCTACCTCATCTACACCTCCGGCAGCACGGGTGAGCCCAAGGGCGTGGTGTGCACGTTCCGGGGGCTCGTGAACCTGGTGCACGGCGTGGGGCCGCTCCTGGGCCTGGGGCCGGACACGCGGCACCTCCAGTTCGCCAGCATCAACTTCGACGCGTCCGTGTGGGAGGTGTTCCCCACGCTGTTCGCGGGCGGCACCGTGGTGCAGGGCACGCGCGAGGACCTGCTGCCCGGCCGGCGCATGGCGGAGTACCTGCGCCAGCAGCGCGTGACCCACCTGTGCCTGCCGCCGTCCGTGCTGGGGCAGCTGGGGCCGCACGTGGACACGCTGCCGGACGTGGCGTGCGTGGTGATGGCGGGCGAGCGCTGCCCGGCGCCGCTCGCGGAGCGGTGGCATGCATCCGGCCGCCGCGTCTTCAACGCCTACGGCCCCACGGAGGGGACGGTCTGCGCGACCGCGTACCGGGTGAAGGGCGGCGAGTCGCCCGTGCCCATCGGACAGGCGCTGCCGGGCGTGCAGCTGCGCGTGGTGGGAGCGGATGGCCAGGACGTCACCGACGGCGCGACAGGCGAGGTGTGGATT
This DNA window, taken from Corallococcus coralloides DSM 2259, encodes the following:
- a CDS encoding NADPH:quinone oxidoreductase family protein encodes the protein MRALQLQRLEGPEGLAMVEVPEPEAGDGVLIDVVAAGVSFPDLLLTRGQYQMKPEVPFVPGVEVAGVVRAAPAGARVKPGDRVMGFSFTLGGFAEACVVAPELAFPIPEAWSFEQAAGVVMNYHTAHFALHRRGQLRPGETVVVHGAAGGVGTAAVQVAKGAGARVLAVVSDERKREVAKRAGADVVLLLKEFQAGVREATDDRGADVVLDPVGGDVFEKSLKVLAPEGRLLVVGFASGQIPSVAVNRLLLRNVTVVGVAWGAFLMQAPELPGDIAKDLEALAAKGFVNPVVGRVFPFDDGAQALRELESRQAVGKIVLKVKAG